The Thioalkalivibrio nitratireducens DSM 14787 DNA segment CCCTGCTTTCCTACCTCTTTTCCGAGGTCCTCGACGGCCGCAATGCTCAGCTTGGCGACGGGGTCCAGCGCGCCCTGGGCCGCGTGCCACGAGCTTTCAGCGACTACGCGCGCGACGCCGCAGCCTCCGGCGCCTGGCAGCACGCCCTGACCCCAGCCCACCGTAGCCGCGTCGCCGAATACCGCGACGGAAAGGAAACTCGTCTGAGAAGGCCCTTGTGACCTGACGCACAACGTCAGCGTTCAGCCGCGCGCTTTCTCCGTCGGCTGGAACGCTTTGTTAGAGGCCTCTTATGCGCCAGCGTATAGGCATCCAGCAACCGGCGGATCATCTTCTGGTACTGGGTATGATGCTTTTCAGCCTCATGCTTGAAAAACTCAACGCTCTCCTTGCTCAGAGCAATCGTCACTTTAACCGTATCTTCCTTGAATACGAGTTCCTCAGGAGCAGGCAGGAAATCGGATACGATCTTTAAGGGGCCCACGGGCTCATCAGTGTATTTAATTTTCGCGCTCATAAATCTGCTTACCTTTGCGCCAATAGCCCGCCCCGATAATCCGGATGACACCAAGGCGGAATGTGAATCGGACAGTCAATATGCCGTCCCCGGCCTTCCCGAAACAGTAATACCGTTTCTCAGTGTGACTGTGGGACAGGTCTTCAGCAATAACACGATCCGGATCAGCGAAAGCCAACTGCGCTTCAGCGAAGGAAACGCCGTGCTTAGCCTGATTGAGAAGATCCTTCTCCGGATCCCATTCAAAGCTTTCCATGCTCATGCGGAGAGCCTAGCAGACGTATGGCGCGATTTCCATATCTTAATATGGTGGTAAATATGGCGACTGGCCAAGTTGGCCTCAGGATCCTTGAAGTAGCCGCTGTAGCCACCCCAAGACATCTTCCACGGCTTCCTGACCAGCGTTGCGCCCGCCCCCACCGCCTGCGGCGCCATGTCGGTACGTCCCTGATCTTGCCCCACAGCCCTCAGCCTGCGGCGGCCCGAACCCGGGGTTCCAGCGATGCCAGGGTCTGGAACACGGCGTTGATCACGTTCTCCCTGCCTGCGAACAGTTCGTCCGGCCCACCCGCGTGCAGGTTGCTGAACGGCGGCTCGTAGAGCGCGGAGGCGCCCATCACGCCGCGTGCGGTGAGCTGGTCGATCACCATCTCGACGAACCGGATCTGCTGCGGCGTGAGGCTGCGGTCGTTCAGGAACTGCGTGAACGCCGCCTGCGCCGCCGTGCGGTCGAGCCCGACCAGGCTGCGCACGAAATGGGCAAGCGACGGCGACTCGCTGCGGGCCAGCAGGGCCGAGAGCAGCGTCTCCCCGTCTTCTTCGCCGATCTCGACCAGCGTCGTTTCGAGCCCCTTCAGGTCCATTGCGGTCAGCGGCTGATTGCTCCGCAGGCGACGGACCACCAGGTGGTCCAGATGCTGGCGCAGGTAGTCGTTGACCTTCTTCTCGTACTGCACGCCGGTCATCTTCGGGATGGAGACCACCTCCCCTTCCCGCACGCCCAGAACCTCGTCCTTGAAGTCGGTGTAGACGATCGTTCGCTTTTTCCTGTCGAGAAAGGTCACCAGCCCCCGCAGCCGCAGGCGCAGTTCCTCCAGCCCCGCGAGCGAGATGCCCTTCCAGAATGCGCTCTCCTGTATGGCAGCGAGGTATTCGAGCTGGGCCGCGACCACCGGAATCGTCGCCTTCTCCTCCAGCAGGCTCGCGATCTCGACCACCCGCTTGCGGTGCTGCTCGAACGCGTTCTCGTCCGCCTCGACCAGCGCCAGCTGCATTCGCAGCGCGGTCAGATCGAACAGCCGCGACTCGATGTCGTCGTGGGCAATCTCCGACGGCAGGCCCGCCACCTCACGCTGCAGCGTCTCGCGATCGCCTTCGCTGAGCCGCTCCCAAACACCCCGTTCCTGAAACCGTTCGACCGCCTCCAGGTGCATCCGCACGATGAAGTTCTCGCGGTTCATCGCGGCGACCTCGCCATGCAGGCCATCGGCGAGTGAGCCCCGTAGCGCCGCGTCCGGGTCGAGCTCCGGATGCGTCTGCACATGGCCGAGCAGTTGCACCCGGGCACGGAACAGCCGCGTGCCCAAAGGCGCGCTGTCGCCGGCGTTGATGCCGTCGGGGTTCTCGCGAAAGAAATCGAAGTTGAAACAGAAGTCGAACACCCGGAAGTCCGGCTTGTCGTCCTCCGGCCCGAACAGACCGGGGCACAGCCGCGTGCCGCGCCCGATCATCTGCCAGAACTTGATCTTCGAGTACACCGGCTTGAAGAACACCAGATTCGCCACCTCCGGCACGTCGATGCCGGTGTCGAGCATGTCCACCGAAATGGCGATGTGCGGCGCCTTGTCCTTCTGCACGAAGTCGTCGATCAGGCTCTGCGGATACTTCGCGTAATTGTCGATGATCCGCGCGAACTGCCCGGCATGGTGCGGGTAGTGGTGGTTGAAGCGCTCCTCGATGAACTTCGCGTGCTCGTGGTTGCGCGCGAAGATGATCGCCTTGGCCAGCCGGTCGCCCCCGTCCACCTTGTGGCCGTGTTCCATCAGGTGCTGCAGCACCTTGTCGACGGTGTCCCGGTTGAACAGCCAGCTGTTGATCGCGGCGGCGTTCACCCGGTCGGGCAGCGTTCCCGGTTCCACGTCGTCGCCCCAGTCCAGGCTCTCCCACTGCGCCTTCTCTTCGTCGCTGAGCTGCTCGTAGTCGATGCCCTCGCGCGGGAACTTCAGATCCACCTGCTGCACGCGCGGCGGCACCAGGAAACCGTCGGCCACCGCCTGTTCCAGCTCGTAGGCATCGGTCGGCACACCCGGCTCCAGGTCGAACAGGTCGTAGGTGTTCCTGTCGACCTCGTCGCGCGGCGTGGCGGTCAACCCGACCAGCAGCGCATCGAAGTAGCGGAAGATCGCACCGTATTTCTGGTACACCGAGCGGTGCGCCTCGTCGATGATCACCAGGTCGAAATGCCCGACGCCGAAGCGCGCCTGCCCGCCCCCGCTATCTGAACGGGTCTCGTCGATCATCCCCATCATCGTCGGATAGGTGCAGACGTAGACGCGCCCCTCGGTGTCCTTCTCGGTGACCAGGTTCACCGGGCTCGATTCGGGCAGGTGCGCCTTGAAGGCGTTGCAGGCCTGATTCACCAGCGACACCCGGTCGGCCAGAAACAGCACCCTTTTCACCCAGCCGGCGCGCTGCAACGCGTCCACCAGCGCAATCGCCACGCGCGTCTTCCCGGT contains these protein-coding regions:
- a CDS encoding CopG family transcriptional regulator; protein product: MSAKIKYTDEPVGPLKIVSDFLPAPEELVFKEDTVKVTIALSKESVEFFKHEAEKHHTQYQKMIRRLLDAYTLAHKRPLTKRSSRRRKRAAER
- a CDS encoding BrnT family toxin, with product MSMESFEWDPEKDLLNQAKHGVSFAEAQLAFADPDRVIAEDLSHSHTEKRYYCFGKAGDGILTVRFTFRLGVIRIIGAGYWRKGKQIYEREN
- a CDS encoding type I restriction-modification enzyme R subunit C-terminal domain-containing protein, whose product is MAIALVDALQRAGWVKRVLFLADRVSLVNQACNAFKAHLPESSPVNLVTEKDTEGRVYVCTYPTMMGMIDETRSDSGGGQARFGVGHFDLVIIDEAHRSVYQKYGAIFRYFDALLVGLTATPRDEVDRNTYDLFDLEPGVPTDAYELEQAVADGFLVPPRVQQVDLKFPREGIDYEQLSDEEKAQWESLDWGDDVEPGTLPDRVNAAAINSWLFNRDTVDKVLQHLMEHGHKVDGGDRLAKAIIFARNHEHAKFIEERFNHHYPHHAGQFARIIDNYAKYPQSLIDDFVQKDKAPHIAISVDMLDTGIDVPEVANLVFFKPVYSKIKFWQMIGRGTRLCPGLFGPEDDKPDFRVFDFCFNFDFFRENPDGINAGDSAPLGTRLFRARVQLLGHVQTHPELDPDAALRGSLADGLHGEVAAMNRENFIVRMHLEAVERFQERGVWERLSEGDRETLQREVAGLPSEIAHDDIESRLFDLTALRMQLALVEADENAFEQHRKRVVEIASLLEEKATIPVVAAQLEYLAAIQESAFWKGISLAGLEELRLRLRGLVTFLDRKKRTIVYTDFKDEVLGVREGEVVSIPKMTGVQYEKKVNDYLRQHLDHLVVRRLRSNQPLTAMDLKGLETTLVEIGEEDGETLLSALLARSESPSLAHFVRSLVGLDRTAAQAAFTQFLNDRSLTPQQIRFVEMVIDQLTARGVMGASALYEPPFSNLHAGGPDELFAGRENVINAVFQTLASLEPRVRAAAG